ACAGATTGTCCGAAAAAGCGACACCCATGGCCCCGAACAGTGCCAGGGCAAAGCAGGCGTTGAACCTTGTCTGGGCGTGTTCATTAAGACCGCGCATATACCCCATGGAGTAGAAGGCTGCGAGTATCCAAAGGAACGAGGCCGCCAGGGCGAAGATCATTGAAAAGGCGTCGGCGCGCAGGGTAACGGAGACGCCGGGCAGGATCTTGAACAACACACAGTGTAATGTTCGCCCGGCAAGGACATCGGGCACCATGGAGGCGATTATCGAGAACATGATGACCGCCGACACCACAGAGCAGGACTCGCGAAGGTTAGGGCGTTTTTCACCGCTGAGCATCACTGCTACGGAGCCGATAAGCGGCACCATGATGGCGGTGATCAGTTTGGTTGATTCGATGATATCTGGTACGGAACCGGTCATGGCAGGTCCTCTTATCCCTGGAGATCGTGTAGATCTGGCGCGTCAATAGATTTATAATTTCGATAGACGGCGATGATTATACTGAGGGCGATGGCGGCTTCTGCCGCAGCAATACCCATAATAAACAGTGTAAATATTTGTCCGACCGTAGGGTCCGGGGCTAGAAAGTGGTTGAAGGCCATCAAGTTGACTGAGGCTCCGGAAAGCACCAGTTCCCCTGCGATCAGCATGCCGATCAGACTGCGGCGTTGAACCAGCCCGTAGAAACCGGCAGCAAAGAGGAACGCGCCAATTAAAAGGTAGGTGTTAAGTTGTGAACTGAGCGCTAGCATCATACTTTTTCCCTGCCTGAGTGGGCCAATACTAGGGCGCCGATGATGGCGACCAGCAAGACGACTGAGATGAGTTCAAACACCATACTGTACGAGGTTAGCAGCGACAGGCCGACCTCAGTCACTGAACCGTCGTTAATTTTAGCGGGAGCGGCCTTCCAGTTGGTGGTGGTGCTGACTGCAGCAACTCCAAAAAAAACAAGCCCGGCGACTATAGTTCCAAATAATGCGCCCATGCCGCTTCCCTTGCCTGGTTTGTTTTCGGCCCGAGGTTCGGCCAGCATCACGGCGAAGATGATGGTTACGCAGACTGCACCAACATAGATCAGCATCTCCATGAGCGCGACAAAGGGGCTGTTGAGAAAATAGTAGAGGCCGGCAACCCCGGTAAAACATAAACTTAATCCGGCGACGGCTCGTACCAGTCGTTTACTGTGGATGGCAATCAGGGCGCCAACTACAGTGGCTGCTATCATGCTTAGAAAAACCAGCCCGGAGAGTCCTTCCGCTGAAAGGAGTGTGTGATTCATTAACGTTGCTCCTCCAACCTTTTAAGCAAATCAAAGACATAGGCCTCGCGGCTGGGTCCTGCGAGATTGTAGTCCTTGGAAAAATCGATGGCGCTCGGTTTACAGCTCTCCACGCACATCCCGCAGAGGCTGCATTTGGTAAAATCGAGACGGTAAACGGTCAGCACCTTACCCTTAACTCCTTCGCGTTTTTCTCCTTCGACTGTGATGCAGCCGGAGGGGCATGCCTTCTGGCACATGCCGCAGACAATGCATTTGTTGCCGCCGGTGTCGAGGTCTCGAGTGAGTTCGATATGGCCGCGAAACCGGGCAGACATCGTAATAGTTTCGTGGGGATACTGAACGGTCACTACCGGTTTGAAAAACTCCTTGATAGTGATGCCGAGTCCCACAAACAGGCTCTTGGTGCCGGTGAATATTTCGTTGAAATAGGCCATCTTAAAACACCTTTAACCAGCCGGCCGTGACAATCAGGTTGGCGAGTGAAAACGGAATCAGAATCTTCCATGACAGGTTAAGCAAGTTGTAAAACTGGGTCCGGGGGTACGTCCAGCGGATCCAGACCACGGTAAAGATAATAGCGTACATTTTGATCAGGAACCAAATTACACTGTTGGGCAGAAAGGGTAGCGGACTCTGCCATCCGCCCAGGAACAGGATGGTGGTGAGGGCTGCGCCGATGACGATGTTGGCATATTCACCCATGAAGAAGACACCGAAACCCATGCCTGAATATTCGGTAAAGGCCCCAGCCACCAGTTCGCTTTCGGCCTCGGCCATATCGAAGGGTGCGCGGTTGGTCTCAGCCAGCATGGTGGTGAAGAAGATCAGAAAGGCAATCGGTGTTAAGGGACTTGCGCTCCAGGTCAAGCGGATCAGATTCCAGTTCCAGATGCCCCCGCCCTGTTGACTGACGATTTCATTTAAGTTCATGGTGCTGGTCGCCATGATCAGGGCAA
This Desulfobulbaceae bacterium DNA region includes the following protein-coding sequences:
- the nuoK gene encoding NADH-quinone oxidoreductase subunit NuoK, which produces MMLALSSQLNTYLLIGAFLFAAGFYGLVQRRSLIGMLIAGELVLSGASVNLMAFNHFLAPDPTVGQIFTLFIMGIAAAEAAIALSIIIAVYRNYKSIDAPDLHDLQG
- a CDS encoding NADH-quinone oxidoreductase subunit J, which produces MNHTLLSAEGLSGLVFLSMIAATVVGALIAIHSKRLVRAVAGLSLCFTGVAGLYYFLNSPFVALMEMLIYVGAVCVTIIFAVMLAEPRAENKPGKGSGMGALFGTIVAGLVFFGVAAVSTTTNWKAAPAKINDGSVTEVGLSLLTSYSMVFELISVVLLVAIIGALVLAHSGREKV
- a CDS encoding NADH-quinone oxidoreductase subunit I, with protein sequence MAYFNEIFTGTKSLFVGLGITIKEFFKPVVTVQYPHETITMSARFRGHIELTRDLDTGGNKCIVCGMCQKACPSGCITVEGEKREGVKGKVLTVYRLDFTKCSLCGMCVESCKPSAIDFSKDYNLAGPSREAYVFDLLKRLEEQR
- the nuoH gene encoding NADH-quinone oxidoreductase subunit NuoH produces the protein MNNELIRLLAFLVGIIAFAALNAAYLVWVERKGAAHFQRRIGPKEVGPYGLLQPLADGVKLMTKQLLVPDGVDPILFKIAPIMLLVPAIMSFVTIPFGEHLAARNIDLGLLMIFAFASVNVLGLLLGAWGSANKYAVIAAARVISQNIAYEIPMLLTTIALIMATSTMNLNEIVSQQGGGIWNWNLIRLTWSASPLTPIAFLIFFTTMLAETNRAPFDMAEAESELVAGAFTEYSGMGFGVFFMGEYANIVIGAALTTILFLGGWQSPLPFLPNSVIWFLIKMYAIIFTVVWIRWTYPRTQFYNLLNLSWKILIPFSLANLIVTAGWLKVF